The proteins below come from a single Rhinoraja longicauda isolate Sanriku21f chromosome 5, sRhiLon1.1, whole genome shotgun sequence genomic window:
- the enpp5 gene encoding ectonucleotide pyrophosphatase/phosphodiesterase family member 5 isoform X2 — protein sequence MTPCSWQVCFLQIVFTFTLTGAVSLQHEQPRVLLVSFDGFRWDYIHKVPTPNFHYVMENGIHVNRVTNIFITKTLPNHYSLITGLYAESHGIVANEMYDKVLNKSFSMEGMEMFDPVWWEKAYPLWLTNQMQGHQSGTVMWPGTDVQIHGMYPTHYMKYNITVSFEDRVDRLIDWFRGIEPVNFGLLYWEEPDLSGHDLGPDNPLMDRIIADVDLKLGYLIAEIQKAGLWNTINLIVTSDHGMTQCSRERIIELNQYVDCELYKWIDFTPVSAILPKKGKHNEVYNALVNAHPNMTVYKKEDIPDHFHYKHSDRIQPILLVADEGWTINQNKSFGKFTLGDHGYDNRIQSMQPILIAHGPAFKKNFSMESISSVDLYPLLCHLLGIDPLPNNGTFKNVQELLVSVRVVTAGISIMDIKSQNGLNVYAWPGILLGSFLVVGFLIVFVQKMTKSQMSGLNVYQGEMAQPLLLS from the exons ATGACACCTTGCAGCTGGCAGGTTTGCTTCCTGCAGATAGTATTTACCTTCACTCTTACTGGAGCTGTATCTCTTCAACATGAACAACCAAGGGTGCTACTGGTGTCATTTGATGGTTTTCGTTGGGATTACATCCACAAAGTTCCAACACCAAACTTCCATTATGTCATGGAAAATGGTATTCATGTAAATCGGGTTACAAATATTTTCATCACAAAAACTCTTCCGAACCACTATTCTCTTATAACAGGCCTGTACGCTGAGAGCCACGGAATTGTagctaatgaaatgtatgataaGGTTTTAAATAAATCTttctctatggagggaatggaaatgTTTGATCCAGTTTGGTGGGAGAAGGCCTATCCACTTTGGTTAACAAACCAGATGCAAGGCCATCAGAGTGGAACAGTAATGTGGCCTGGTACCGACGTTCAAATTCATGGCATGTACCCAACTCACTACATGAAGTATAATATCACTGTTTCATTTGAAGATCGAGTGGATCGACTGATTGATTGGTTTAGAGGAATAGAACCTGTTAATTTTGGCCTCCTGTACTGGGAGGAGCCTGATCTTTCAGGTCATGATTTGGGGCCAGATAATCCTCTCATGGACAGGATCATTGCAGATGTTGATCTGAAGCTTGGTTATCTGATAGCAGAAATTCAGAAAGCAGGACTGTGGAACACAATCAACCTGATAGTCACAAGTGACCATGGGATGACTCAGTGTTCTAGAGAGCGAATTATTGAATTGAACCAATATGTAGATTGTGAGCTGTACAAGTGGATTGACTTCACACCAGTCTCCGCTATTTTGCCTAAGAAAG GCAAGCACAATGAAGTGTATAATGCATTGGTGAATGCTCATCCCAACATGACAGTGTACAAGAAAGAGGATATTCCAGATCATTTTCACTACAAACACAGTGACAGAATTCAGCCAATTTTGCTTGTGGCAGATGAAGGCTGGACCATCAACCAAAACAAATCATTTGGAAAATTTACGT tGGGTGATCATGGATATGATAACAGGATACAGAGCATGCAACCAATATTGATTGCCCATGGCCCTGCTTTCAAGAAGAATTTCAGCATGGAATCCATAAGCAGTGTTGACCTCTATCCATTACTCTGTCATCTCTTGGGAATTGACCCACTGCCAAATAATGGCACCTTTAAAAATGTTCAGGAATTATTAGTTTCTGTAAGAGTGGTCACAGCTGGAATTTCAATAATGGACATTAAGTCCCAAAATGGATTAAACGTGTATGCATGGCCAGGTATCCTCCTTGGAAGTTTTTTAGTTGTTGGATTTTTAATTGTATTTGTCCAGAAAATGACAAAAAGCCAGATGTCTGGATTGAATGTTTACCAAGGTGAGATGGCTCAACCCTTGCTGCTGAGTTAA
- the enpp4 gene encoding bis(5'-adenosyl)-triphosphatase enpp4, translating to MSNVWVYFVLFVSGFLECLCNNATNNSDVRLLLVSFDGFRASYLERYAFPNLQEMISDGALVKHVKNVFVTKTFPNHYSIVTGRYAESHGIVANYMYDAATNKNFSTFSDKDQFWWNGATPIWVTNQRQGHKSGTAMWPGTDVPIQNTLPSYYLNYNYSVQFRTRVDHIIEWFSNSTDPINFGTLYWEEPDATGHRHGPDSEEINKMLKEVDDNIGYLINQLKKSGLWNIVNLIITSDHGMAQCSEKKLIQLDNCIGRDNYTRITYSPVTAILPIAQVHYVYTLLSKCDKHMKVYLKEDIPDRFHYKHNTRIQPILLVADEGWTIVQNGSLPKLGDHGYDNALPSMHPLLVAYGPVFRKAYKTDSINSIDVYPLMCHILGLKEEPNNGTFRNVRCMLASESCVGLPDVIGIVIGSLMILITLSCLIILLKKRASPHRAFARLQLQDDDDDDPLID from the exons ATGTCAAACGTCTGGGTTTATTTCGTGCTTTTTGTATCTGGATTCCTTGAGTGTCTCTGTAATAATGCAACAAACAACTCCGATGTTAGATTACTGCTTGTATCTTTTGATGGGTTCAGAGCCAGTTACCTTGAACGTTACGCATTTCCTAATCTTCAGGAGATGATCTCTGATGGAGCCCTTGTCAAACATGTGAAAAACGTATTTGTTACCAAAACCTTCCCAAATCACTATTCCATTGTCACAGGACGTTATGCAGAAAGCCATGGTATTGTAGCCAATTACATGTATGATGCAGCCACCAACAAGAATTTTTCAACCTTTTCAGATAAAGATCAATTTTGGTGGAATGGGGCCACTCCAATATGGGTAACTAATCAGAGACAAGGTCACAAAAGTGGTACAGCAATGTGGCCTGGTACTGATGTGCCTATACAAAATACACTCCCTTCCTATTACTTGAACTATAACTACAGTGTTCAATTCAGAACGAGAGTTGATCACATTATAGAATGGTTTTCCAATTCAACAGACCCCATAAATTTTGGTACATTATACTGGGAGGAGCCTGATGCCACTGGACATCGTCATGGACCCGACAGTGAAGAAATAAACAAAATGTTGAAGGAAGTGGATGATAATATTGGCTATTTAATTAATCAACTTAAAAAATCTGGACTGTGGAACATAGTCAATTTAATTATCACCAGTGATCATGGCATGGCACAATGTTCTGAGAAGAAACTTATACAACTGGATAATTGCATTGGACGTGATAACTACACTCGGATAACTTATTCTCCAGTGACAGCAATATTGCCCATTGCAC AAGTACATTATGTATACACGTTGCTGTCAAAATGTGATAAACACATGAAGGTTTATTTGAAAGAAGATATCCCAGACCGTTTTCATTACAAGCACAATACGAGAATTCAACCCATTCTTCTTGTTGCCGATGAAGGATGGACAATTGTTCAGAACGGATCACTACCAAAAT TGGGTGACCATGGCTATGACAATGCTTTACCGAGCATGCATCCCCTTCTGGTAGCTTATGGACCAGTATTTCGAAAGGCTTATAAAACCGACTcgatcaacagcattgatgtctaCCCATTGATGTGCCACATCCTAGGACTGAAGGAAGAGCCCAATAATGGAACTTTTAGAAATGTGCGATGCATGTTGGCCAGTGAGTCGTGTGTGGGCCTGCCTGACGTGATTGGAATTGTGATTGGCTCCTTAATGATATTGATTACACTGTCCTGCCTTATAATACTACTGAAGAAACGAGCATCACCTCATCGTGCATTTGCACGTCTTCAGTTacaggatgatgatgatgatgatccttTGATAGATTAA